A DNA window from Hemibagrus wyckioides isolate EC202008001 linkage group LG11, SWU_Hwy_1.0, whole genome shotgun sequence contains the following coding sequences:
- the itcha gene encoding itchy E3 ubiquitin protein ligase a isoform X1, giving the protein MKAQLQITVLSAKLKENKKNWFGPSPYVEVAVDGQSKKTEKCTNTLSPKWKQPLTVIVTPFSKLIFRVWSHQTLKADILLGMATLEVSETLKSNDMKIHEVIRTLPLSADADGSDLVGDLSVCLDGMQVDPETFASEEQKHNGLSNREFKQEAVGRSSRDSSPSSDIADDSSLPNGHAVGSTGSPSTSTGALRPPRPPRPQRPPPPSPQRPNSSTASSTGSTPTHGSGGPSPDSSPRLFVNGEAANQGSTSGSALRVSPTPRRVSPINNGPLPPGWEQRVDQNGRIYYVDHIEKKTTWERPEPLPPGWERRVDPMGRVYYVDHISRSTTWQRPTAESVRNYEEWQNQRSQLQGAMQQFNQRFIFGLQDQLGPAPNKEFDPLGPLPQGWEKRTDANGRMYFVHHPTRSTQWEDPRTQGLLNEKPLPEGWEMRFTVDGIPYFVDHNRRTTTYIDPRTGKSSLENGPQITYVRDFKAKVHYFRFWCQQLSMPQHIKIHVSRKTLFEDSFQQIMSFHPQDLRRRLWIIFPGEEGLDYGGVAREWFFLLSHEVLNPMYCLFEYAGKDNYCLQINPASSINPDHLKYFKFIGRFIAMALFHGKFIDTGFSLPFYKRILNKPLALKDLESIDPEFYNSLIWIKENNLEECGLEMYFSVDKEILGEITTHELKPDGGNILVTEENKEEYIRLVAEWRLSRGVEEQTQAFFEGFNEVLPQQYLQYFDAKELEVMLCGMQEIDLSDWQRNTIYRHYARNSKQIMWFWQLVKEMDNEKRMRLLQFVTGTCRLPVGGFADLMGSNGPQKFCIEKVGKENWLPRSHTCFNRLDLPPYKSYEQLKEKLMFAIEETEGFGQE; this is encoded by the exons ATGAAGGCCCAGTTACAGATAACAG TTTTGTCAGCTAAGCTGAAAGAGAACAAGAAGAACTGGTTTGGGCCTAGTCCGTATGTGGAGGTGGCTGTAGATGGCCAGTCGAAGAAAACAGAGAAGTGCACCAACACTCTCAGTCCCAAATGGAAGCAGCCCCTCACAGT AATTGTTACCCCCTTCAGCAAGTTAATTTTTCGTGTCTGGAGTCATCAGACTCTCAAAGCAGACATTTTGTTGGGAATGGCAACTTTAGAAGTCAGTGAGACCCTGAAATCCAATGACATGAAGA tccaTGAGGTGATACGGACTCTGCCTCTAAGTGCAGATGCTGATGGCAGTGACTTGGTGGGagatttgtctgtgtgtctggatgGAATGCAGGTGGATCCTGAAACATTTGCTTCTGAGGAACAGAAGCACA atggTCTATCAAATAGGGAGTTCAAGCAAGAGGCAGTTGGAAG atCGAGTCGAGATTCCTCACCCTCCAGTGACATTGCTGATGATTCTTCTCTGCCCAATGGCCATGCTGTGGGAAGCACAGGCTCTCCCTCAACATCCACAGGAGCGCTGCGGCCTCCAAGGCCCCCTAGACCCCAGAGACCACCTCCTCCCTCCCCACAGAGACCAAATTCCTCCACAG CATCCTCTACTGGCTCTACACCAACCCATGGCAGTGGTGGTCCAAGTCCAGACTCATCCCCACGCTTATTTGTGAATGGAGAGGCAGCAAACCAGGGATCAACCTCAGGGTCAGCGCTGAGAGTGAGCCCTACTCCACGCAGAGTTTCTCCCATCAACAATGGCCCACTTCCCCCTGG CTGGGAACAGAGGGTGGATCAGAATGGTCGTATCTACTATGTGGATCACATTGAGAAAAAGACCACATGGGAGAGGCCTGAACCTTTGCCTCCTGG CTGGGAGCGTCGCGTGGACCCAATGGGCCGAGTGTATTATGTGGATCACATTAGCCGGAGCACCACGTGGCAGCGGCCCACTGCAGAGTCTGTGAGGAATTATGAGGAATGGCAGAACCAACGGAGCCAGTTACAGGGAGCCATGCAGCAGTTCAACCAGAGATTTATTTTTGGG TTACAGGATCAGCTAGGGCCAGCTCCTAATAAAGAGTTTGATCCACTAGGTCCTTTACCACAGGGATGGG AGAAACGAACTGATGCAAATGGGAGAATGTACTTTGTTCATCATCCTACTCGTTCAACACAGTGGGAGGATCCTCGTACTCAGGG gttgtTGAATGAAAAGCCCCTGCCAGAAGGTTGGGAGATGAGGTTCACAGTGGATGGAATTCCATATTTTGTTGACCACAACAGGAGAACGACCACCTACATTGACCCTCGCACCGGGAAATCCTCACT TGAGAATGGCCCTCAGATTACCTATGTACGCGACTTTAAAGCTAAAGTGCACTATTTCCGCTTCTGGTGTCAG CAACTGTCAATGCCTCAGCACATCAAAATCCATGTTAGTCGCAAGACACTTTTTGAGGATTCCTTTCAGCAG aTCATGAGCTTCCACCCACAAGATCTGAGGCGGAGACTATGGATCATCTTTCCCGGAGAGGAGGGACTGGACTATGGAGGAGTAGCtag GGAATGGTTTTTCCTGTTGTCTCATGAAGTTCTGAACCCCATGTACTGTCTTTTTGAATATGCGGGTAAAGACAACTACTGCCTGCAAATCAACCCTGCCTCCTCCATCAACCCAGACCACCTCAAATATTTCAAGTTCATTGGAAGATTTATTGCCAtg GCTCTGTTTCATGGGAAATTCATAGACACCGGCTTTTCTCTGCCCTTCTATAAGCGGATCTTGAACAAGCCTCTGGCACTGAAAGACCTGGAATCCATTGACCCTGAGTTCTACAACTCCCTAATCTGGATCAA GGAAAATAACTTGGAGGAGTGTGGGCTGGAGATGTATTTCTCAGTAGATAAGGAGATCTTGGGTGAGATCACTACTCATGAGCTGAAGCCAGATGGAGGAAACATTCTTGTAACCGAGGAAAATAAGGAAGAGTACATCAG ACTGGTGGCAGAGTGGAGGTTATCCAGGGGGGTAGAGGAACAGACCCAAGCTTTCTTTGAAGGTTTTAATGAAGTCTTGCCTCAGCAGTATCTGCAGTAttttgatgccaaagagctggag GTGATGCTGTGTGGAATGCAGGAGATTGATCTTTCAGACTGGCAGAGGAACACAATCTACAGACATTATGCTCGCAACAGCAAGCAGATCATGTGGTTCTGGCAG CTCGTAAAAGAAATGGACAATGAGAAGAGGATGCGATTGCTACAGTTCGTGACTGGGACTTGCAGGCTTCCTGTTGGAGGATTTGCTGACCTCATGG GGAGCAATGGACCACAGAAGTTCTGCATTGAGAAAGTGGGAAAAGAG
- the itcha gene encoding itchy E3 ubiquitin protein ligase a isoform X3 produces MKAQLQITVLSAKLKENKKNWFGPSPYVEVAVDGQSKKTEKCTNTLSPKWKQPLTVIVTPFSKLIFRVWSHQTLKADILLGMATLEVSETLKSNDMKIHEVIRTLPLSADADGSDLVGDLSVCLDGMQVDPETFASEEQKHNGLSNREFKQEAVGRSSRDSSPSSDIADDSSLPNGHAVGSTGSPSTSTGALRPPRPPRPQRPPPPSPQRPNSSTASSTGSTPTHGSGGPSPDSSPRLFVNGEAANQGSTSGSALRVSPTPRRVSPINNGPLPPGWEQRVDQNGRIYYVDHIEKKTTWERPEPLPPGWERRVDPMGRVYYVDHISRSTTWQRPTAESVRNYEEWQNQRSQLQGAMQQFNQRFIFGLQDQLGPAPNKEFDPLGPLPQGWEKRTDANGRMYFVHHPTRSTQWEDPRTQGLLNEKPLPEGWEMRFTVDGIPYFVDHNRRTTTYIDPRTGKSSLENGPQITYVRDFKAKVHYFRFWCQQLSMPQHIKIHVSRKTLFEDSFQQIMSFHPQDLRRRLWIIFPGEEGLDYGGVAREWFFLLSHEVLNPMYCLFEYAGKDNYCLQINPASSINPDHLKYFKFIGRFIAMALFHGKFIDTGFSLPFYKRILNKPLALKDLESIDPEFYNSLIWIKLVAEWRLSRGVEEQTQAFFEGFNEVLPQQYLQYFDAKELEVMLCGMQEIDLSDWQRNTIYRHYARNSKQIMWFWQLVKEMDNEKRMRLLQFVTGTCRLPVGGFADLMGSNGPQKFCIEKVGKENWLPRSHTCFNRLDLPPYKSYEQLKEKLMFAIEETEGFGQE; encoded by the exons ATGAAGGCCCAGTTACAGATAACAG TTTTGTCAGCTAAGCTGAAAGAGAACAAGAAGAACTGGTTTGGGCCTAGTCCGTATGTGGAGGTGGCTGTAGATGGCCAGTCGAAGAAAACAGAGAAGTGCACCAACACTCTCAGTCCCAAATGGAAGCAGCCCCTCACAGT AATTGTTACCCCCTTCAGCAAGTTAATTTTTCGTGTCTGGAGTCATCAGACTCTCAAAGCAGACATTTTGTTGGGAATGGCAACTTTAGAAGTCAGTGAGACCCTGAAATCCAATGACATGAAGA tccaTGAGGTGATACGGACTCTGCCTCTAAGTGCAGATGCTGATGGCAGTGACTTGGTGGGagatttgtctgtgtgtctggatgGAATGCAGGTGGATCCTGAAACATTTGCTTCTGAGGAACAGAAGCACA atggTCTATCAAATAGGGAGTTCAAGCAAGAGGCAGTTGGAAG atCGAGTCGAGATTCCTCACCCTCCAGTGACATTGCTGATGATTCTTCTCTGCCCAATGGCCATGCTGTGGGAAGCACAGGCTCTCCCTCAACATCCACAGGAGCGCTGCGGCCTCCAAGGCCCCCTAGACCCCAGAGACCACCTCCTCCCTCCCCACAGAGACCAAATTCCTCCACAG CATCCTCTACTGGCTCTACACCAACCCATGGCAGTGGTGGTCCAAGTCCAGACTCATCCCCACGCTTATTTGTGAATGGAGAGGCAGCAAACCAGGGATCAACCTCAGGGTCAGCGCTGAGAGTGAGCCCTACTCCACGCAGAGTTTCTCCCATCAACAATGGCCCACTTCCCCCTGG CTGGGAACAGAGGGTGGATCAGAATGGTCGTATCTACTATGTGGATCACATTGAGAAAAAGACCACATGGGAGAGGCCTGAACCTTTGCCTCCTGG CTGGGAGCGTCGCGTGGACCCAATGGGCCGAGTGTATTATGTGGATCACATTAGCCGGAGCACCACGTGGCAGCGGCCCACTGCAGAGTCTGTGAGGAATTATGAGGAATGGCAGAACCAACGGAGCCAGTTACAGGGAGCCATGCAGCAGTTCAACCAGAGATTTATTTTTGGG TTACAGGATCAGCTAGGGCCAGCTCCTAATAAAGAGTTTGATCCACTAGGTCCTTTACCACAGGGATGGG AGAAACGAACTGATGCAAATGGGAGAATGTACTTTGTTCATCATCCTACTCGTTCAACACAGTGGGAGGATCCTCGTACTCAGGG gttgtTGAATGAAAAGCCCCTGCCAGAAGGTTGGGAGATGAGGTTCACAGTGGATGGAATTCCATATTTTGTTGACCACAACAGGAGAACGACCACCTACATTGACCCTCGCACCGGGAAATCCTCACT TGAGAATGGCCCTCAGATTACCTATGTACGCGACTTTAAAGCTAAAGTGCACTATTTCCGCTTCTGGTGTCAG CAACTGTCAATGCCTCAGCACATCAAAATCCATGTTAGTCGCAAGACACTTTTTGAGGATTCCTTTCAGCAG aTCATGAGCTTCCACCCACAAGATCTGAGGCGGAGACTATGGATCATCTTTCCCGGAGAGGAGGGACTGGACTATGGAGGAGTAGCtag GGAATGGTTTTTCCTGTTGTCTCATGAAGTTCTGAACCCCATGTACTGTCTTTTTGAATATGCGGGTAAAGACAACTACTGCCTGCAAATCAACCCTGCCTCCTCCATCAACCCAGACCACCTCAAATATTTCAAGTTCATTGGAAGATTTATTGCCAtg GCTCTGTTTCATGGGAAATTCATAGACACCGGCTTTTCTCTGCCCTTCTATAAGCGGATCTTGAACAAGCCTCTGGCACTGAAAGACCTGGAATCCATTGACCCTGAGTTCTACAACTCCCTAATCTGGATCAA ACTGGTGGCAGAGTGGAGGTTATCCAGGGGGGTAGAGGAACAGACCCAAGCTTTCTTTGAAGGTTTTAATGAAGTCTTGCCTCAGCAGTATCTGCAGTAttttgatgccaaagagctggag GTGATGCTGTGTGGAATGCAGGAGATTGATCTTTCAGACTGGCAGAGGAACACAATCTACAGACATTATGCTCGCAACAGCAAGCAGATCATGTGGTTCTGGCAG CTCGTAAAAGAAATGGACAATGAGAAGAGGATGCGATTGCTACAGTTCGTGACTGGGACTTGCAGGCTTCCTGTTGGAGGATTTGCTGACCTCATGG GGAGCAATGGACCACAGAAGTTCTGCATTGAGAAAGTGGGAAAAGAG
- the itcha gene encoding itchy E3 ubiquitin protein ligase a isoform X2 encodes MKAQLQITVLSAKLKENKKNWFGPSPYVEVAVDGQSKKTEKCTNTLSPKWKQPLTVIVTPFSKLIFRVWSHQTLKADILLGMATLEVSETLKSNDMKIHEVIRTLPLSADADGSDLVGDLSVCLDGMQVDPETFASEEQKHNGLSNREFKQEAVGRSSRDSSPSSDIADDSSLPNGHAVGSTGSPSTSTGALRPPRPPRPQRPPPPSPQRPNSSTASSTGSTPTHGSGGPSPDSSPRLFVNGEAANQGSTSGSALRVSPTPRRVSPINNGPLPPGWEQRVDQNGRIYYVDHIEKKTTWERPEPLPPGWERRVDPMGRVYYVDHISRSTTWQRPTAESVRNYEEWQNQRSQLQGAMQQFNQRFIFGDQLGPAPNKEFDPLGPLPQGWEKRTDANGRMYFVHHPTRSTQWEDPRTQGLLNEKPLPEGWEMRFTVDGIPYFVDHNRRTTTYIDPRTGKSSLENGPQITYVRDFKAKVHYFRFWCQQLSMPQHIKIHVSRKTLFEDSFQQIMSFHPQDLRRRLWIIFPGEEGLDYGGVAREWFFLLSHEVLNPMYCLFEYAGKDNYCLQINPASSINPDHLKYFKFIGRFIAMALFHGKFIDTGFSLPFYKRILNKPLALKDLESIDPEFYNSLIWIKENNLEECGLEMYFSVDKEILGEITTHELKPDGGNILVTEENKEEYIRLVAEWRLSRGVEEQTQAFFEGFNEVLPQQYLQYFDAKELEVMLCGMQEIDLSDWQRNTIYRHYARNSKQIMWFWQLVKEMDNEKRMRLLQFVTGTCRLPVGGFADLMGSNGPQKFCIEKVGKENWLPRSHTCFNRLDLPPYKSYEQLKEKLMFAIEETEGFGQE; translated from the exons ATGAAGGCCCAGTTACAGATAACAG TTTTGTCAGCTAAGCTGAAAGAGAACAAGAAGAACTGGTTTGGGCCTAGTCCGTATGTGGAGGTGGCTGTAGATGGCCAGTCGAAGAAAACAGAGAAGTGCACCAACACTCTCAGTCCCAAATGGAAGCAGCCCCTCACAGT AATTGTTACCCCCTTCAGCAAGTTAATTTTTCGTGTCTGGAGTCATCAGACTCTCAAAGCAGACATTTTGTTGGGAATGGCAACTTTAGAAGTCAGTGAGACCCTGAAATCCAATGACATGAAGA tccaTGAGGTGATACGGACTCTGCCTCTAAGTGCAGATGCTGATGGCAGTGACTTGGTGGGagatttgtctgtgtgtctggatgGAATGCAGGTGGATCCTGAAACATTTGCTTCTGAGGAACAGAAGCACA atggTCTATCAAATAGGGAGTTCAAGCAAGAGGCAGTTGGAAG atCGAGTCGAGATTCCTCACCCTCCAGTGACATTGCTGATGATTCTTCTCTGCCCAATGGCCATGCTGTGGGAAGCACAGGCTCTCCCTCAACATCCACAGGAGCGCTGCGGCCTCCAAGGCCCCCTAGACCCCAGAGACCACCTCCTCCCTCCCCACAGAGACCAAATTCCTCCACAG CATCCTCTACTGGCTCTACACCAACCCATGGCAGTGGTGGTCCAAGTCCAGACTCATCCCCACGCTTATTTGTGAATGGAGAGGCAGCAAACCAGGGATCAACCTCAGGGTCAGCGCTGAGAGTGAGCCCTACTCCACGCAGAGTTTCTCCCATCAACAATGGCCCACTTCCCCCTGG CTGGGAACAGAGGGTGGATCAGAATGGTCGTATCTACTATGTGGATCACATTGAGAAAAAGACCACATGGGAGAGGCCTGAACCTTTGCCTCCTGG CTGGGAGCGTCGCGTGGACCCAATGGGCCGAGTGTATTATGTGGATCACATTAGCCGGAGCACCACGTGGCAGCGGCCCACTGCAGAGTCTGTGAGGAATTATGAGGAATGGCAGAACCAACGGAGCCAGTTACAGGGAGCCATGCAGCAGTTCAACCAGAGATTTATTTTTGGG GATCAGCTAGGGCCAGCTCCTAATAAAGAGTTTGATCCACTAGGTCCTTTACCACAGGGATGGG AGAAACGAACTGATGCAAATGGGAGAATGTACTTTGTTCATCATCCTACTCGTTCAACACAGTGGGAGGATCCTCGTACTCAGGG gttgtTGAATGAAAAGCCCCTGCCAGAAGGTTGGGAGATGAGGTTCACAGTGGATGGAATTCCATATTTTGTTGACCACAACAGGAGAACGACCACCTACATTGACCCTCGCACCGGGAAATCCTCACT TGAGAATGGCCCTCAGATTACCTATGTACGCGACTTTAAAGCTAAAGTGCACTATTTCCGCTTCTGGTGTCAG CAACTGTCAATGCCTCAGCACATCAAAATCCATGTTAGTCGCAAGACACTTTTTGAGGATTCCTTTCAGCAG aTCATGAGCTTCCACCCACAAGATCTGAGGCGGAGACTATGGATCATCTTTCCCGGAGAGGAGGGACTGGACTATGGAGGAGTAGCtag GGAATGGTTTTTCCTGTTGTCTCATGAAGTTCTGAACCCCATGTACTGTCTTTTTGAATATGCGGGTAAAGACAACTACTGCCTGCAAATCAACCCTGCCTCCTCCATCAACCCAGACCACCTCAAATATTTCAAGTTCATTGGAAGATTTATTGCCAtg GCTCTGTTTCATGGGAAATTCATAGACACCGGCTTTTCTCTGCCCTTCTATAAGCGGATCTTGAACAAGCCTCTGGCACTGAAAGACCTGGAATCCATTGACCCTGAGTTCTACAACTCCCTAATCTGGATCAA GGAAAATAACTTGGAGGAGTGTGGGCTGGAGATGTATTTCTCAGTAGATAAGGAGATCTTGGGTGAGATCACTACTCATGAGCTGAAGCCAGATGGAGGAAACATTCTTGTAACCGAGGAAAATAAGGAAGAGTACATCAG ACTGGTGGCAGAGTGGAGGTTATCCAGGGGGGTAGAGGAACAGACCCAAGCTTTCTTTGAAGGTTTTAATGAAGTCTTGCCTCAGCAGTATCTGCAGTAttttgatgccaaagagctggag GTGATGCTGTGTGGAATGCAGGAGATTGATCTTTCAGACTGGCAGAGGAACACAATCTACAGACATTATGCTCGCAACAGCAAGCAGATCATGTGGTTCTGGCAG CTCGTAAAAGAAATGGACAATGAGAAGAGGATGCGATTGCTACAGTTCGTGACTGGGACTTGCAGGCTTCCTGTTGGAGGATTTGCTGACCTCATGG GGAGCAATGGACCACAGAAGTTCTGCATTGAGAAAGTGGGAAAAGAG